A segment of the Thermodesulfobacteriota bacterium genome:
CGGGCTACTACGGCAGCGAGCAGGCCACGAGGGAGGTGTTCACCGACGACGGGTTTTTCCTGACCGGCGACATCGGCGAGTTCGACGCCGACGGGTTCCTGAAGATCACCGACCGGAAGAAGGACCTGATCGTCACGGCGGGCGGCAAGAACGTGGCCCCACAGAAGGTGGAGAACGTCCTCAAGCTCAGCAAGTACATCGCCGACGCCATGCTCTACGGCGACCGGAAGAACTTCGTCTCGGCCCTTATCGTGCCCGACCCCGACTGGCTCAAACGCTATGCACAGCTCAAGAATCTGCCCGACAAGCCGGTCGAGGAGCTCGTCCAGGACCCCCACATCCTCGACTACTATGCCCGTCTCATCGAGCAGCTCCAGCGCAAGGCCGAGCTCGCCTCGTACGAGAGCGTCAAGAAGTTCGTTCTGCTTCCCCACGAGTTCTCCATGGGGGAGGGCGAGGTGACCCCCACGATGAAAGTGCGCCGCAAGCAGGTCACGGAGCACTACAAGGACCGCCTGGAAGCCCTCTACCGGGAGGCGAGATGAACCGATCGGCCGACCGCAAGGCCGAGCGGCAGCAGGAGATCCTCGACGCCGCGGTGCGCGCCTTCAGCCGCCAGGGCTACCACAACTGCACCGTCGCCCAGGTGGCCCGGGAGGCCGGCGTGGCGGACGGCACCATCTACCTCTACTTCCCGAGCAAGGAAGACCTCCTGGTCAGCGCGTTTCGCCGGGTGCTCGAGACGCTCTTCGCCCGCCTCGACCGGGAGATCGCCGCGATCCCCTGCCCCCTGGGCAAGCTGCGCCGACTCGTGGAGATGCACCTGGAGCTCATGGAGGGCGATCCCGACGTCGCCTCCTTCCTCCAGTTCCAGCTCCGGCAGCCCGAGACCTCGGTGCGCACCGCCATCGCGGGACCCCTGGGGGAGTATGCCCGCCGCATCGAGGCGGTGCTCGAGGAGGGGAAGGCCGCGGGGCAGGTGCGCGCCGACGTGGGCACCCGCATGCTGCGGCGCGTGGTCTTCGGGGCGGTGGACGAGACCGTGTCGGCCTGGATCCTCAGGCCGAACCGGGGGCCCCTGGCGCCCCAGGCCGCGCCCCTTCTCGACGTGCTTCTCAACGGGATCCGCAGTCCGCCCCAACCGCCTCTCCCCTCTTGACGCGGCCCATGCCCCGACGTTCGGGGCGAATCGACCCACTCCACAGGAGGACCCTCCATGCCCATCCGCAAGGCAGCCGTGCTGGGAGCCGGCGTCATGGGGAGCGCCATCGCGGCGCACCTGGCCAACGCCGGCATCCCCTCCCTGCTCCTGGACATCGTGCCCCGGGAGCCCACCGAGGACGAGAAGAAGAAAGGTCAGGACCTCGCACACCCCCACGTGCGAAATCGCCTGGCCCGGGAAGGGATCGAGAAGGCGCTCAAGGCCAGCCCCGCGGCCTTCGGCCACCGGGACCGGGCCGCCCTCGTCACCCCCGGCAACCTGGAAGACGACCTGCCCCGGCTCGCGGCCGTGGACTGGGTGGTGGAGGCGGTGGTGGAGCGCCTCGACATCAAGACCGCCCTCTTCGCCAAGCTCGCGCCGCACCTCAAGGCCGGAGCCCTCCTCACCACCAACACCTCGGGCCTCTCGGTCGACGCCATGGCGCAAGCCCTGCCCGAGGAGCTGCGGCCGCGCTTCTTCGGCACCCACTTCTTCAATCCGCCCAGGTACATGCACCTGATGGAGCTGGTGCCCGCCGGGACCACCGACCCCGAGGCGCTGCACGCCTTCGCCCGCTTCGCCGAGGACCGACTGGGCAAGGGCGTGGTCTTCGCCAAGGACACCCCGAACTTCATCGCCAACCGGGTGGGGGTCTTCTCCATGCTCTACACCCTGCGGGCCATGGAGAAGCACGGTCTGACGGTGGAGCAGGTCGACGCCCTCACCGGGAAGGCCCTGGCCCGTGCCGCGTCGGCCACCTTCCGCACCGCCGACCTCGTGGGCCTGGACGTGCTCGCCCACGTGGCCCGCACCCAGTACGAGGGCGCCCCGGACGACGAGCGCCGGGAGGTCTTCGCGCTTCCGCCCTGGCTCGCGGCCATGGTGGAGCAAGGGCTCCTGGGCCAGAAGGCGGGCGCGGGCTTCTACAAGGTGGTGAAGGAGGGCGGCGCCAAGGTTACCCTGGCCATCGACCCGGCGAGGGGCGAGTACCGCCCCAAGGGCAAGGCCGATTTCCCCGCGCTGGCCGAGACCAAGGGGATCGACGACCCCGGCCGGCGGGTGGCCGCGCTCGTCTCGGGTAAAGACCCCGGTGCCCAATTCGCCTGGGACCTGACCGCCGAGACCCTCCTCTACGCCGCCCGGAGGATCCCGGACGTGGCCGACGACGTCCCCTCCATCGACCGGGCCATGCGCTGGGGCTTCGGCTGGGAGATCGGCCCCTTCGAGATCTGGGACGCCCTCGGGGTGAAGGCCTCGGTGGAGCGTATGGCAACCGAGGGCCGGGACGTGCCCGAGGGGGTACAGGCCCTGGCCGCGTCGCCCAACCCCTCGTTCTACCTGCGCGAGGGCACCGCGGTGCGGGTCTGGGACCCGGTGGCAAAGGTCCACGTGCCCGTGGCAGAGCGGCCCCGGGTGGTCGTGCTCGCCGACCTAAAGGCCGCCGGCCGAAAGCTCTACGCGAACCCCGAGGCCACCCTGGTGGACCTGGGGGACGGGGTCGCGTGCCTGGAGTTCCACTCCAAGATGAACGCCATCGGGGGCGGCATCCTCCAGGCCATCCAGAAGACCGTGGCCGAGGCCGGCACCTCGTACCAGGCCTTGGTGGTGGGCAACCAGGGGGAGAACTTCTCCGTGGGCGCAAACCTCATGCTGCTGCTCTTCGAGGCGCTGGAGGGCAACCTGCCCGAGATCGACGCCATGGTCCGAGCCTTCCAGGGGGGCACCATGGCGCTCAAGTACGCCCCCGTGCCCGTGGTGGCCGCGCCCTTCGGCCGGGTTCTCGGCGGTGGGGCCGAGATCTGTCTGCACGCCCACCGGGTGCAGGCGAGCCACGAGACGTACATCGGGCTCGTGGAGGTGGGGGTGGGGCTCCTGCCGGCGGGGGGAGGCACCAAGGAGCTCTTGCTGCGCGCCATGTCCAGGGCGCCGGCGGGGACCGGCGCCGACCCCCTGCCCTTCGTGCGCCAGGCCTTCGAGACCATCGGCATGGCCAAGGTCGGCCTCTCGGCCTGGGAGGCCTTCGACCTGGGCTTCCTGCGGGGAGGAGACGCGGTCTCCCTGAACCCCGAGCACCTGATCGGCGACGCCAAACGGGCGGCCCTCGATCTTCTGGAAACCGGATGGCAGCCCCTGCAGCGTCCGGCCAAGGTGGCCGTGATGGGCCGCGACGGGCTGGCCAACATCCGCTCCATGCTCCACAACATGGTGCAGGGCCGCCAGATCAGCGCGCACGACGCCCTGGTGGGCGAGAAGGTGGGGTGGGTGCTGTGCGGAGGCGAGGTGGACGGCGGCACCGTGGTGGACGAGGACTACCTGCTCGACCTGGAGCGCCGCGCCTTCGTAGAGCTCTGCGCCCAGAGAAAGACCCTCGAGCGCATCCAGCACATTCTCAAGACGGGGAAGCCGTTGAGGAACTAGCTCGTTGCGCGTTGCCCGTTGCAGGTTGGGTTGCCTCCAACAAGCCACGTGCAACGAGCCACGCGCATTCCCGCACCATTCTCCCAAGGAGAACTCCATGAAAGAAGCCGTCATCGTAACCAGCATCCGCACGCCCGTGGGGCGGGCGTTCAAGGGGGCGCTGGCGACCGCCCGCCCGGACGATCTGGCCGCCGCGGCCCTGCGGGGGGCCCTGGAGCGCACAGCGGGGCTCGATCCCGCCCAGGTGGACGACGTGATCCTGGGGTGCGCCTTCCCCGAGGCCGAGCAGGGCCTCAACCTGGGCCGCCTGGCGGCGCTCCTGGCGGGGTTCCCCCCCTCGGTGCCGGGGCAGACGGTCAACCGGTTCTGCTCCTCCGGGCTCCAGACCATCGCGCTCGCGGCCCAGGCCGTGATGACCGGCATGGCCGAGGTGGTGCTCGCCGGGGGCGCGGAGTCCATGACCCGGGTCCCCATGACCGGGAACAAGATCATGGTGAACCCCGAGCTCGTCCGGACCGGGCCCGACGCCTACCTCAACATGGGCCTCACGGCCGAAAACGTGGCCGACCGCTACGGCGTCTCCCGGGAAGATCAGGACGCCTTCGCCCTCCAGAGCCACCAGCGGGCGGCGGCAGCCCAGCAGGCCGGCCGCTTCCGGGACGAGCTCGTGCCCGTGGAGGTCAAGCGGTATGCCCCTGGGAAGAACGGGAAGGTGGAGGAGACTTCCCTCGTCCACGCCGAGGACGAGGGGCCCCGCCCCGACTCGTCCCTGGCGGCCCTGGCCAAGCTCAAGCCCGCCTTCCGGCAGGGGGGGTCGGTCACGGCCGGAAACTCCTCCCAGATGAGCGACGGGGCCGCGGTCTCCGTGGTGATGAGCGCGGAAAGAGCGTCCGCCCTGGGCCTCGAGCCCCTGGCGCGCTTCGTCGCCTTTGCCGTCGCGGGGGTGGACCCGGCGGTCATGGGCATCGGGCCCATGGAGGCCATCCCAAAGGCGCTGCGGCTCGCCGGGCTCGGCATCCAGGACCTGGGGCTCGTGGAGCTCAACGAGGCCTTCGCGTCCCAGAGCCTGGCCGTCATGCGCACCCTGGGCCTCGACCCCGAGACCACCAACGTCAGCGGTGGCGCCATCGCGCTGGGCCACCCCCTGGGCTGCACCGGCGCCAAGCTCACCGCGACCCTCCTGCACGAAATGCCCCGGCGCAAGGTGCGCTACGGCGCCGTGAGCATGTGCATCGGCGGCGGCATGGGCGCAGCGGGAATTTTCGAGAATTTGCGATAAGACAACGCTCGTTGCGGATTGCTCGTTGCTCGTTGGGGGAACCCCAGCCCGCAACGTGCAACGTGCGACACGCACCTCTCAAAGGAGACCCCCATGTCCGAAGCATCCTACGTCAAAGGCGGCAGCTTCCTCGTTCGGGACACCGCGCCGGGGGAAATCTTCACCCCCGAGGACCTGACCTCGGAGCAGCTCCAGTTTGCCAAGACCGCCCGCGACTTCGTGGTCAACGAAGCGATCCCGGTCTCGGATCCGATCGAGAACAAGGAGTTCG
Coding sequences within it:
- a CDS encoding TetR/AcrR family transcriptional regulator — translated: MNRSADRKAERQQEILDAAVRAFSRQGYHNCTVAQVAREAGVADGTIYLYFPSKEDLLVSAFRRVLETLFARLDREIAAIPCPLGKLRRLVEMHLELMEGDPDVASFLQFQLRQPETSVRTAIAGPLGEYARRIEAVLEEGKAAGQVRADVGTRMLRRVVFGAVDETVSAWILRPNRGPLAPQAAPLLDVLLNGIRSPPQPPLPS
- a CDS encoding 3-hydroxyacyl-CoA dehydrogenase/enoyl-CoA hydratase family protein, producing the protein MPIRKAAVLGAGVMGSAIAAHLANAGIPSLLLDIVPREPTEDEKKKGQDLAHPHVRNRLAREGIEKALKASPAAFGHRDRAALVTPGNLEDDLPRLAAVDWVVEAVVERLDIKTALFAKLAPHLKAGALLTTNTSGLSVDAMAQALPEELRPRFFGTHFFNPPRYMHLMELVPAGTTDPEALHAFARFAEDRLGKGVVFAKDTPNFIANRVGVFSMLYTLRAMEKHGLTVEQVDALTGKALARAASATFRTADLVGLDVLAHVARTQYEGAPDDERREVFALPPWLAAMVEQGLLGQKAGAGFYKVVKEGGAKVTLAIDPARGEYRPKGKADFPALAETKGIDDPGRRVAALVSGKDPGAQFAWDLTAETLLYAARRIPDVADDVPSIDRAMRWGFGWEIGPFEIWDALGVKASVERMATEGRDVPEGVQALAASPNPSFYLREGTAVRVWDPVAKVHVPVAERPRVVVLADLKAAGRKLYANPEATLVDLGDGVACLEFHSKMNAIGGGILQAIQKTVAEAGTSYQALVVGNQGENFSVGANLMLLLFEALEGNLPEIDAMVRAFQGGTMALKYAPVPVVAAPFGRVLGGGAEICLHAHRVQASHETYIGLVEVGVGLLPAGGGTKELLLRAMSRAPAGTGADPLPFVRQAFETIGMAKVGLSAWEAFDLGFLRGGDAVSLNPEHLIGDAKRAALDLLETGWQPLQRPAKVAVMGRDGLANIRSMLHNMVQGRQISAHDALVGEKVGWVLCGGEVDGGTVVDEDYLLDLERRAFVELCAQRKTLERIQHILKTGKPLRN
- a CDS encoding acetyl-CoA C-acyltransferase, yielding MKEAVIVTSIRTPVGRAFKGALATARPDDLAAAALRGALERTAGLDPAQVDDVILGCAFPEAEQGLNLGRLAALLAGFPPSVPGQTVNRFCSSGLQTIALAAQAVMTGMAEVVLAGGAESMTRVPMTGNKIMVNPELVRTGPDAYLNMGLTAENVADRYGVSREDQDAFALQSHQRAAAAQQAGRFRDELVPVEVKRYAPGKNGKVEETSLVHAEDEGPRPDSSLAALAKLKPAFRQGGSVTAGNSSQMSDGAAVSVVMSAERASALGLEPLARFVAFAVAGVDPAVMGIGPMEAIPKALRLAGLGIQDLGLVELNEAFASQSLAVMRTLGLDPETTNVSGGAIALGHPLGCTGAKLTATLLHEMPRRKVRYGAVSMCIGGGMGAAGIFENLR